The genomic window CtgacttcattttttctttttaaatggcaGACCTGTTGTCTGTTGATGAATGACCACATACACCTCTGTATGAAGTACTCTATGTTTGATAGAGTAGCTCAATCATCCATGACTTTGcacaaaaagtgtttttcatttccatACACTCATTGTTACAGCTGAGCTATTTAACAATAAAGTtttagaaaatgtttatttctgatgTGTCTAAATGCAAAAATGACAACTGATGCAAGCTGAAGTGACTCTGGCTAGTACCTTGTGCCTTAGTACCCTGTATTGTTCATAGACGGTGGTGTTAGACAGACTCCATGTGTTTCCCTGAGTAAGGATGAGAGAGCAAAATCTGCCGTCGGCTTCCTTGTTGGCAGCCATCCAGCTACAGTTTTAAGGGGACAGTGACATTATGGGCCTGTGTGGCTAATCAGCAGATTTCGGAATCAGATCCTGCGTTTGTTTGACTGGCATTTAAACACACCATCATCATTGCATAAATATAACCAGGACGTTAACGTCCCACTTGAAGAAAACATTCATATTATAGTAAGTTAAGAAAGCGGTAGTTGTTCGCACATCAGTGCAGTGCAGCTCCACTTGTGGATACCTGTATTTTCCATAAGGGTAGTAGAATAGGGGTCCACGCTTTTGTTACTGTTATTTTGGAAATTTACTGATTTTAATGAAACGAGATCGGCATGAAGCAACATTTGTATCTTGAACACGCTGAGAGGGACTGACGAGGGCGGCTTGAACCACCACTCTCCCTCCAATGGTTTGATTTGGTGGGCGTGGCTGTTTGAGGAAACAAAAGCCGTCCTGTGCGACGTCTGCCCCTCCTCTCCTGCACTTAACACCGGGCAGCTAGCAGCTCAGTGGCCCAGCGTTGACACGACGACACCGGGGAAGCAGCCTTCGCACTGAATTAACCACGACTACTACCTGAAGCAGGCGACCATACGTCCGTAAACCATGACTAGCTACCACAAACCCGATGAAAAGACTCTGCAAGGACTGAAGGACGTCGCTAACAAGCTCAGGATCAACTCCATCAAGGCAACATGCGCCTCTAACTCAGGGTAAGTTGTTCAGAGTTGCAAACATTAGCtggaatattaaataaatcctgtatacaattaaaaacacacacatatatatggtATGTGCTATAAGGTTACTGGGGCGAAGGCGTGCACTACCTCTGGGCCTGGGTGCACGTGCTGCAGATTAAATTCACGCGGTTACCGAGCCACGGCAAGCCGCTAGCAGCAGGTTTGCTACCTGATGTTGTGCGACTGCTCTGCGAAACGTTTTAATAAGTTACGCTGTGACTTGAGGGTAGCCGAGCCCACAGCTATTGCTAAGGCTACCACATGctaacagtgtttgtttggtttttttctctaCAAAGTAAATGACGGCCTTATTTACTGGTGGCTAGACTCTTAGGCACTCTAGCCTAGCATACATGCGTATAACACTTCAAGTCAAGTGGTTATTAACATCAACAGGCGTTTACTAGCTAACAGAAATTACATGATAGGAAAGGATGGATCTCTTGGTTGCGTTGAGGCTGAGTTTTGCTGCTGGCTCCTAGTCTGTTAAATCGCCAGCTTGAGGATATCTGCGTTAAGTATGGTAAGTCTGGGAAATGGCTATTGGGAAGGGGTTTGTGGTAATACTTCATCATAAATATTGGCGTTCCCAGAATGCCAGAATTTTCTTTTTGAGCTATCGCTGATATCTTCCGTGTCGCTGTCGGGAAGTAACCCAATAGGTTGATTCGAGTCCAAGCGGGAAGTAGGAGTTGACGAGGGTGTAGCTTTATAGGGATTAGTGTGAGCGCCCTTTGCTCGGTTAATATTCACTTTGGAGAGCAAATGGATCTATACAAGGGCTACAATATCCAAAACTGAAACCGTAGTTTGTGAGTTGGCGCTAATCAAGTCAAGTCACCTACTACATTTCGcatacaacacaacacaacactttGTTTAGACTTGTGTGACGCAGACTAAAGCTTAGAGTCGCATATCCTGCTTCATCACATCTGAGACAGAAAAGTGGATGTTGGAATCAAAGAGGCAGTAAAAAccctcagctttatttatagtaTATGTCAGCCACCTGGCCAGATGCTTTAGTTTGTGCTTGATTCTTACAATTATCCCTCAGCCAGTTGGTGTGCATTGtgcaatttttatttctttttcataatcTCAAATGCAGCCTTAATGTACAGTTGACTAACCTGTTTCCTCTTGTTTCTTGACAAGAAAATGCAGGAGCTTATTCTAACTGTACTATGAGGGCTTTATAAAGATTATATCCCTTTTAAACAAAGGACTTCTTGAGGAGCATTGTTCCTCAACAGTCAAAGTTACACTTGTGCCTCTTTCTTTTCCATGTGGTTTTTCTGACTGTCCTTCATTTCTCAGCAGGTTGTCTCTCAACAGAAGAACACGTGGTAAACGGAGCATTGAgttattttaaaaggtttatgCTGATGTTTGTTCAGATTGGATAATTTGTTCCAAGCATGGTTGATATGCGATTTAACCTGCATAGGGAAGCTGAGATGTGTTGGGCAATGTGGAATTTCTAAATGGTTACAGTACTCGAGACTGTGTAGCAACTAACAGTttcacaagattttttttttcctctgaagtGTGGTAACCTGGCTGCCTTCCTGAGGCAGTGATGgtctaaaataaataacaattaacAATATATGACTTGTGCTAAAGAGCATCATCGTTTGGCATattaaatgtttgctgtgtcttgtaaaactaaaactgagcgtttgtttttgtttttttgttcgtttttttttttttttttaagtgcagcaACACATGCATGTTTATGCACTTTGGGTggagtttcttttctttctaaccCGTCGGCATTTATACTGTCACAGTAGCCTTTCTGTTGTTCTCTGTCTCCAGTCATCCCACATCATGTTGCAGTGCAGCTGAGCTCATGTCCGTGCTCTTTTTCCACGCCATGCGCTACAAAGCGGATGATCCTCGCAATCAGTGTAACGACCGCTTTGTTCTCTCAAAGGTAGGTGCATATCCTTTAATTGAGATTAATTGCTCTGTATTTGGTCAGCAAACCTGAGATCTGTTAACACTCTCCTTCTTATTGCCAGGGTCATGCTGCACCTGTCCTGTACGCTGCCTGGGCAGAGGCAGGTTTTGTGAAAGAGTCTGAGCTGGTTAACCTGCGTAAGATTGATTCTGACTTGGAGGGACACCCCACACCAGTGAGTCGGGAATCTTGAGACCCATTctgttcattattattttttatttttatttttttggaagaaaaagacaaaattgtGTGCAAGCCACTCTCTGTATCGTGTACAACTTCCCTTCTTTCCAATTCTTCTTTTCAAACACAGAAATTGGCTTTTGTTGATGTAGCTACTGGATCTCTGGGACAGGGTCTTGGGGCTGCATGTGGGATGGCCTATACCGGCAAATACTTTGACAAATCCAGGTCAGTATGTTTATGTATCAGTGTCAAATCATAAGACTaccaaacatttctttaaaacttgCACAGGGTTACCTGAAATATTTTTGCCCAGTTGTCAGTGTGTGGTGTTAATCTAAAGTGGATGCTTTATACTCACatttgctcaagaccacttaaaaGTAGTCTTATTTACTCTAACTAGGAAGCTTCTTCAGTGGTGAAATCctgttactgttgttgttgttataatcTGTTGCACTGCAGCAACAGAAAAATTCTCAAAGTAGATATTATGGAAATTCTCATGTCTGTTATTAACTGACTGTGTTGTAGTTATCGTGTGTACTGCATGCTGGGAGATGGCGAGTGCTCAGAGGGCTCAGTTTGGGAGGCCATGGCCTTTGGTTCCCACTACCAGCTGGACAACCTGGTGGCTATCCTGGATGTTAATCGGCTTGGTCAGAGTGAGCCAGCGCCTCTGAAGCACGACATGGAGATCTACCGCAAACGTTGTGAAGCCTTTGGGTCAGCACGTGCATTTATCTCAGCTCATAACCTGTAGAAACAAACTGTCCAAACTTGACCTTATTATTTGTCTTTCCCTGTATCGATCTGCTTTTTGATGGTCTACAGACATGTTCAGATGTTAATAACATTCTATGTGTGTAGGTGGAACACGTATGTTGTGGATGGACATGATGTGGAGGAGCTGTGCAAAGCTTTCTGGCAGGCTCAGCAGGTCAAAGGCAAACCGACCTGCATTGTTGCCAAGACATTCAAGGGCAGAGGCCTCAAAGGTTGGTGTGAATAACTTTTTTGTATCTAGTTAGAACTGTTCTCTGAATTTTAAACATGACTTATTTGCCACTTAACTGTAGGTATTGAGGATTTGGAGAACTGGCATGGAAAGCCGATCCCCAAGGACCGGGTGGATGAAATCCTGAAAGATCTGCAGTCACAGATCCAGGTGCCCAACAAAACTCTCTGCCCTGATCTGCCCAATGAGGACACAGCGCCAGCTGACCTTAGCCCCATCTCACTGCCTTCACCTCCAGAATACAAGAAGGGAGACAAGGTACCTTCAGAGTTGCTTGTTTGtgtctagttttagtttttgagTATTGGATCTTTTGGAGTAATGGGTCCAAAGTCACTCaacactgagtggtcagcagtTTAAAGTTTACCGATACAGTTGTCAGCATGAATCTTATTTAGCACGAGTGGTGGCTTTGTTTCATTACTAATATGGCACAAAAACACCACCTGGAACACTTGTCCACACTTAAGGGTCTTtatataataaattaaatataaatatccaCTTTCCTTTGCTTTTTGTCTGCTCAGCCACATGCAGACTCCTGCTAGGTTAAAGATATCGAGAAACTTTGCAGTGTTTACCTGTAGATACAGCGGAGACACGGACATCAGTATTCACTAGCAAATTTTTCTTATCTAGGGATGTAGTTGATTAGAAAACTAGTTTAAAGTTTGCCATCCTGGTTAGTGGACACCAGAAACTAAAAGGTTAAACAAATTTTTCACAATTTAATGTAGAATTTGCTTAATCCTTGGGACTGAGAGTTACTGAGCTGTTGTAAACCAGAATTGTGAAATTAGAACAGTTTGGCACTATTTTAACCTCGAAAGAAACTGGTGAATTTGGGCTGCGTCAAATTATTATGGCTTAACTAAAGCGTGCATATCCACAATAACCTGGAATACGAGAAGACGGGTGCTACTAGCACTGCTAAcatgacccccactctgcagtTATCTAGTAATGGCATCATGTGCAGTATTGTGCAATGTTAACCTCTTCAAATACCTTTGAAGCACACATGCAGTATTTGTACAGGCGGTGTGTACAGGGCTTAAAATCTTCCATGACTGAATCCCAGTGTGTTATTTTCTATTGCACTGTTTTATATCCCCATACCTGTCAGAGCTGGAAGATTAAGCACATTTTAACTGTCATTATGATTTTGTCTTTGAACGATTGTGAAAACCGTTCACGTTTTTGTTCCTATGATATAAAGAGGGTGCAGCAGTTTTTACAGCAGTACAACTTTCTTCAGCTGGAAGTAAATCTCAGACTTTCCACACATGAACCTGTGAAACATCGGATGTAGTTTGCTTTTTGCAGCTTTTGCTAACTGCGGGGCTGACGCTGTCTGAAATGAACATGATTTCAAAACTGATGTGTGTGAATTATTGTGACTGTGCAGAATATTGTGCTGCTCATCATGTTGGTAAAGGTTCTTTTTCACATGTATGTGTTAAAGTGGATATAGCTAAGCATAGCAATCAAGGCTGTTTGTTGCTTAACCCATTGTATTTTCTGTTAGATGGCAACAAGGCAGGCATATGGTGTGGCACTGAAAAAACTGGGCCAGGCAAGC from Astatotilapia calliptera chromosome 20, fAstCal1.2, whole genome shotgun sequence includes these protein-coding regions:
- the tktb gene encoding transketolase-like protein 2, which codes for MTSYHKPDEKTLQGLKDVANKLRINSIKATCASNSGHPTSCCSAAELMSVLFFHAMRYKADDPRNQCNDRFVLSKGHAAPVLYAAWAEAGFVKESELVNLRKIDSDLEGHPTPKLAFVDVATGSLGQGLGAACGMAYTGKYFDKSSYRVYCMLGDGECSEGSVWEAMAFGSHYQLDNLVAILDVNRLGQSEPAPLKHDMEIYRKRCEAFGWNTYVVDGHDVEELCKAFWQAQQVKGKPTCIVAKTFKGRGLKGIEDLENWHGKPIPKDRVDEILKDLQSQIQVPNKTLCPDLPNEDTAPADLSPISLPSPPEYKKGDKMATRQAYGVALKKLGQASQRVVALDGDTKNSTFSETFKKAFPDRYIECFIAEQNMVGVAIGCASRDRTVAFASAFAAFFSRAYDQIRMGAISQTNVNLVGSHCGVSIGEDGPSQMALEDLAMFRAIPTCTVFYPSDAVSTERAVELSSNTKGICFIRTSRPATAVIYSPDEKFEVGVAKVVRQSDDDQVTVIGAGVTLHEALAAADTLAAKGKNIRVIDPFTIKPLDAATILASARATRGQIITVEDHYKEGGLGEAVLSAVGSEPGIVVTRLAVAGVPRSGKPQELLDIFGISAKYIAEAVTQTFAN